The DNA window AGTTCGCCGCGGTTCCGGTGGCAGCAACTGAGGGACGGCAAGCCCAGCGACACATTCGGCACCGCAGATCTCGGCCTCCTCGAACGGCCGTGGCCAGGTGGTACGACCCAAGATTTGCTGGGCCGGATGATCCAGGACGCCGACCTGGCCGGTAACAGCTATTGGGTGCGCCAGGGTAGCGAGCTGGTGCGGCTGCGGCCGGACTGGGTGGAGATCGTCGGCCAAAAGCGGTACATGAACACCGACCGCGCTGGCCGCAATCGCGGCAACGGTCAGGTGGGCTGGATCAAGAAGGGCTATTTGTATACGGAGGGTGGTCGGGCATCCCAGAGTGAGGGCGTCGCGTTCACGGTGGACGAGGTGGCGCACTTCGCGCCCATCCCCGACCCGCTGGCCGTGTTCTCGGGGATGTCGTGGCTGACGCCGATCCTGCGTGAAATCCAAGCCGACCACGCGATGACCCGCCATCAGCGGAAGTTCTTCGACCATGGCGCCACCCCGAACCTTGTCGTCAAGCATGACGTGGCCGCGAATGAGGAGAAGGTCAAGCGGTTCGCCGAGATGATGGCGGAGAAGCACGGTGGCGTCGAGAACGCGTACCGCACCTTGCACCTGTATCCGGGCGCGGATGTGACACCGGTCGGCGCGAACCTCAAAGAAATCGACTTCAAATCTGTGCGCGGCGGTGGGGAGACGCGCATCGCCGCAGCGGCGGGTGTGCCGCCGATCATCGTCGGTCTATCAGAAGGCCTCGCCTCCGCGACCTACTCGAACTATGGGCAGGCGCGGCGCAGGCTCGCGGACGGAACCGCCCATCCCCTATGGCAGAACATGGCCGGCTCGATGGAGCAGGTCGTCCCACCGCCTAGCGGCAGTGTGCGCCTTTGGTATGACGCGAACGATGTTCCGTTCCTCCGGGAAGACGAAGCCGACGCCGCAACGATCGCGGAAACCAAATCCCGGACCATCGAGGCCTATATCCGGTCCGGGTACACCCCCGACTCGGTTGTCGCCGCGGTGAACGCGAACGACCTTCGTCTGCTTGTCCATTCCGGACTCATGTCCGTCCAGCTGCAGAAGCCGGGCGCCGACCCAACACAGGGAGTAACAGATGGCAACGGAACTGACGTCTCCGGCGCGTGAGGACCTGTGTCGGTCGGTCCCGTTCACGCTGACCCGTGACGGCGATCCTGCGGGCGACGGGCTGACCTTCGAAGGCTACGGCGCAGTGTTCAACGCACCCACCAGGATTGATTCCTGGGAGGGGACCTTCGACGAGCAGATCGCCCCGGGGGCGTTCAAGAAGAGCATCCGGGAGAACACCCCGAAGTTCCAGTTCGACCACGGCCACCACCCGCTCATCGGGAGCATCCCAATCGGGCGGATCACCGACATCCATGAGGACACCAGCGGCCTGTACGTCGAAGCGCGGCTGTCGGACAACTGGCTGGTCGAACCCATTCGCGACGCCATCGCCGAAGGCTCCGTCGACGGCATGAGTTTCCGCTTCTCCGTGGTTCGGGAGGAGTGGCGCGACCAGGCCGGCAAGGTCGTCAAACCAGAAGACGTCATCGACATCCTCTGGCAGGACGCCGAAGGCCGCGGCCCGCTGATGCGCACCCTGAAAGAACTGAAGGTCGCCGAAGTGGGCCCCGTCGTGTGGCCCGCCTACGAGCAGACCTCCGCAAGCGTTCGTTCCACGGTGATCGACCTGGGACGGCTGAATGACCCCGAGCAGCGCAAGTTGCTCGCTCGTGCTGTGTTCATGGTGGACGCAGCCGACAACTCCGATTCGTCGGAGCGGTCCGATGAAGAGCCGCAAGACACCACCTCAAGGGTGGCCGTTGAGCACTCGGACGAGGACGCCGACCCGCCGCAACCCACCGAAAAGGCCGGGGAGCACGAGACGGACTCAACCGAACCCGCACCCACCGACGACGTTGACGCCGCCCGCGCTGCTGCTTTCGAGCACCAGTTCGAGGTCGCTCTCAACGAAGTCACATATGCGCGGGCATCAACCCCACCCCTAAGGAAACCGCAATGAGTACTGCACTCACCCATCAGCAGGCGGTGAACCGCGAGAAGGACATCCAGGACGAACTGGAGCGTCTGAAGACGAAGGAGAACAAGACCTCCGACGATCTCGCCAAGGTCGCTCCGCTCGTCGACGAATTCCGGACCGTGCATCAGCACCGCCTGGACCTCGAGCACGACGCGGCTCTCGCCGAGATCCGTACCGCCACCGGTGCGCCCACTCCCGCGGCGTCGGAGTACATCGAGCAGGCCCCGCAGTTCGACAAGGTTGACCAGGTCCGCAACGGCGCACCATCGCTCGGCGGCAAGTACCGCAATCCGTGGGACACCACCGAGATGCGGTACGGCCGCGATGGCACCAGTGGTGAACTCCGTTCGCGCGCACTGGATGCGATCGAGCGGATGCCGCACGCCAGCGACAAGGTGCGTGAAGTGTCGGCGCGCCTGGTCGAAGGTGAGGATGTCAAGTCCACGCGGATGTCGGAGTTCGTTCTCGGCACGACCAGCCCGGAGTACTCGAGCGCGTTCACGAAGATCATCCGAGCGAAGGGGCAGCAACTGGCCCTGAGCTCCGGCGAGCAGCAGGCGCTCTCGCGTGCCATGTCGCTCACCGACACCGACGGCGGCTTCCTTGTCCCGTTCCAGTTGGACCCGGCGGTCATCATCACCGCGAATGGTTCGTTCAACCAGGTGCGTCAGATCTCCCGGGTTGTACAGACTGCGGGCGATGTGTGGCACGGCATCACCTCGGCTGGCGTGACCGGTTCGTGGGATGGGGAAGGCGTCGAGGTTTCCGACGATTCGCCGACCCTGGCTCAGCCCGCCATCCCCGTCTACAAGGGCGATGTGTTCGTGGCTCAGTCCTTCGAGGTCAGCGCTGACGCGTCGAGTCTGGCGAACGAGATCGCGAACATGATCGCGTTCGAGAAGGACCGTATGGAGTCGGTGGCATTCGTCACCGGTTCGGGCTCCGGTCAGCCGACCGGCATCATTACCGCCCTTACTGGCGGCTCCAGCGTCGTCGCATCGGCCACCACCGACACCTTCGCCGTGGCCGATGTGTACGCCGCCGATGGCGCCCTCCCCGCCCGGTATGCGGCGAACGGTTCCTGGTTGGCGCACCGGATCATCTACAACACGATGCGCCGGTTCGACACCAACGGCGGTTCGGCCCTGTGGGGTCAGCTCGCCGAGGGCCGCAAGACCGAACTGTTGGGTCGCCCGGACTTCGTCGCCGAGGCGATGGATTCCAGCATCACCGCTCTGGCCGACAACCTGGTCCTGCTGTTCGGCGACTTCTCCAACTACGTCATTGCCGATCGTTTGGGCACCACTCTTAGTTACATACCCCACTTGTTTGGGGCATCGGGACGTCCGACCGGACAGAGTGGCTGGTATGCGCACTTCCGTGTCGGCGCGGACTCCGTTAACGACGCAGCTTTCCGGCTGCTGAACGTTACGTAGTCGCCCCCTACTGCGTAGTGGAGTTCGATCCCGAGCGGCTTCGCGCTGCTCTGGCTTCAGTGCCCGTGGATGCTTGGTCGCTGGCCAGTACCTACGCCGAAACCCGTGTACACCACGGCTACCGGCGGGTGGTGCTGGTCAGCGCCGGGCAACCCCAGCCCCACGCAGAACAATTCGACTGCGTCTTCGAAGCGCTGGCCCCGGTCCGCGAGGCGTGGCTGTCCTGGATCGAGCCCGGCGGATTCATCGCCCCGCATCGCGACGCCGGGCCGTGGCGGGAACGGTGGCAGGTCCCCATCAGTGCGACTGGGGATTGGTGCGGTGCGGACACATTCACCCCGGTCGATGGGCAGGCGTTCCCGGTCGAGCATTGGGCGCCGCACGCCGTCATCAACCGCACCGACCGCCCGCGTATTCACCTCGTCATCGACCGGGACGTATGGCTCGACAGGCCGCCGGAACCGTTCGCGGTCTACCCGATTCCTGACGAGATGTCCGACCTGGTTCGAAGGAGTATCCAATGAAGTACCGCTGCAACAACGGATTCATCTACTACACCGCCGCGGGCGAGAAGACGATCACCGGCGGCATGGAGGTGGACGGCGACGACCCAATCCTCCAGTCCCATCGTGCCCACTTCGTCGCCATGGCGGGTTCCGATCCGGAGCCTCCGGTCGCGGTCCGCACCGAAGTTGCGACCGCAGCCCCGGACGAGATGCGCGCCCTGCCCACTCCTAAGCGTGGCCCCAGTCGCGGCAGGAAAGCCTCACCTGCCGATGGGCCTGCCGAACCCGACCCGGCCGTCGAACCGGCCGCCAAGGAGAGCTGACATGCGCGAAACCCTCTACGTCAAGACCCTCGTTCGGGTCGCCCTGCCAGCGACCGTCCTCGATGACGACGAAGCCACCAACGGCACCACCGTCGACCTCGGAGTTTTCGGAAACGATTTCCGCACCGTGATGTTCGTGGTGCAGACCGGGACCGTCACCGACGGAACCCATGCCTTCACTCTGGAGGAATCCGTCAACGGCACCGACTGGACTGCGGTACCGGCCGCGCGGGTTCAAGGTGTACTGCCGACCGTGGCTGCGGCGCACGACGACGCCGTGTTCTCGTTCGGGTACATCCCGTCGACCCAACAGTATGTGCGCTGCGTTGTCACCTCGGCGTCGACAACCACGGGCGGCGTCATCGGCGCAGTCGCTGTGTGTAGCGAGGGCAGCAACTCGCCTGTCGCGCGGTCGTAATGGCGGCATTCGCGTCGACCACCGAACTGCAGAACTGGCTGCAGTTGTCTTCGATCGATACGAACGCTGCCACGCTCGCCGTGAACGTCGCCTCGAGCGCTATCCGGTCGTTCTGCGGTTGGGAGATCACTGAGCTCACCGTCGCCGCTGAGGTGATGGACGGGACCGGCGGGCGGTCGCTATGGCTGCCGACCCTGCGTCTCACCGCGGTCGCATCGGTAGTGGAGAACGGCAACACCCTCACTGTCGTCACCGATTACGACTGGACCAAGTACGGGCGGTTGATCCGTGCTGGATGCTGGCCGCGGACCGCCCGCTCTGTCACGATCACCTACACCCACGGGTATGCGACGGTTCCGGATGTGGTGAAAGGCATGTGCCTGATGCTGGCGTCACGGCTGTACAACAACCCGGAAGCCCTCAAATCTCAGTCGGAGACCTGGGGTCCGTTCGCCGAGTCGGCGTCCTTCGCTGACGGATCGGGTCCTGGCCTGTCGGTGCAGGAGATGGAGATTCTTGGTCCGTTCAAGTTGGAGCACGTCGGATGAGATCGAGGTTCCGGCTGCGCTGGACCGCCGGGCACAAAGTGTATAGCGAGACCGGCGGCCAGGATGCGCACGGTAATGACATCCCGACATGGGCTTCGGCCGTGAACATTCCTGCGATCTGGTGGTCACCGTCCTCGACGGAACCCGTTGTCGCCGGTCATGACCGGGTGCAGGTCG is part of the Nocardia sp. NBC_00565 genome and encodes:
- a CDS encoding phage portal protein — protein: MASLLERFKGGERSVPIVTTIDDYAAMLNQFQFGGYSYQTGLQQTLAGTDTERPSNNFVGLASGAYAANGVVFACMLVRQLVFSSPRFRWQQLRDGKPSDTFGTADLGLLERPWPGGTTQDLLGRMIQDADLAGNSYWVRQGSELVRLRPDWVEIVGQKRYMNTDRAGRNRGNGQVGWIKKGYLYTEGGRASQSEGVAFTVDEVAHFAPIPDPLAVFSGMSWLTPILREIQADHAMTRHQRKFFDHGATPNLVVKHDVAANEEKVKRFAEMMAEKHGGVENAYRTLHLYPGADVTPVGANLKEIDFKSVRGGGETRIAAAAGVPPIIVGLSEGLASATYSNYGQARRRLADGTAHPLWQNMAGSMEQVVPPPSGSVRLWYDANDVPFLREDEADAATIAETKSRTIEAYIRSGYTPDSVVAAVNANDLRLLVHSGLMSVQLQKPGADPTQGVTDGNGTDVSGA
- a CDS encoding HK97 family phage prohead protease, coding for MATELTSPAREDLCRSVPFTLTRDGDPAGDGLTFEGYGAVFNAPTRIDSWEGTFDEQIAPGAFKKSIRENTPKFQFDHGHHPLIGSIPIGRITDIHEDTSGLYVEARLSDNWLVEPIRDAIAEGSVDGMSFRFSVVREEWRDQAGKVVKPEDVIDILWQDAEGRGPLMRTLKELKVAEVGPVVWPAYEQTSASVRSTVIDLGRLNDPEQRKLLARAVFMVDAADNSDSSERSDEEPQDTTSRVAVEHSDEDADPPQPTEKAGEHETDSTEPAPTDDVDAARAAAFEHQFEVALNEVTYARASTPPLRKPQ
- a CDS encoding phage major capsid protein; its protein translation is MSTALTHQQAVNREKDIQDELERLKTKENKTSDDLAKVAPLVDEFRTVHQHRLDLEHDAALAEIRTATGAPTPAASEYIEQAPQFDKVDQVRNGAPSLGGKYRNPWDTTEMRYGRDGTSGELRSRALDAIERMPHASDKVREVSARLVEGEDVKSTRMSEFVLGTTSPEYSSAFTKIIRAKGQQLALSSGEQQALSRAMSLTDTDGGFLVPFQLDPAVIITANGSFNQVRQISRVVQTAGDVWHGITSAGVTGSWDGEGVEVSDDSPTLAQPAIPVYKGDVFVAQSFEVSADASSLANEIANMIAFEKDRMESVAFVTGSGSGQPTGIITALTGGSSVVASATTDTFAVADVYAADGALPARYAANGSWLAHRIIYNTMRRFDTNGGSALWGQLAEGRKTELLGRPDFVAEAMDSSITALADNLVLLFGDFSNYVIADRLGTTLSYIPHLFGASGRPTGQSGWYAHFRVGADSVNDAAFRLLNVT
- a CDS encoding aspartyl/asparaginyl beta-hydroxylase domain-containing protein; translated protein: MPVDAWSLASTYAETRVHHGYRRVVLVSAGQPQPHAEQFDCVFEALAPVREAWLSWIEPGGFIAPHRDAGPWRERWQVPISATGDWCGADTFTPVDGQAFPVEHWAPHAVINRTDRPRIHLVIDRDVWLDRPPEPFAVYPIPDEMSDLVRRSIQ